The DNA sequence TGGACCCGTGCCCAGTCCGTGGCGAGCACGACCGCCACCACCACGGCGAGGAACACCGCGTACATGACGCCGCGGGTCAGGCGGCGGCGGGTCGTCCTGCGCATGGCCATGGTTAGGACGCGTCGGTGGCGAAGTAGGAGTCGTAGATCTCCTGGTACGTGCCGTCCTCCCGGAGGCCGGCGAGGGACTCGTTGATCGCGTCGAGGAGCTCGGGGTTGCCGTCCTTGCTCAGCGCGAAGCCGTAGCTCTCGTCGGTGGCGTACTCCTCGACGATGACGAAGCCCTCGTCGTCCTGGGTGTGGACGACGTTGACGGGCAGGTCCTGGAGGATCGCGTCGATCTGGCCGGCCTGCAGCGCCGGCCACAGCTCGCCGTCGGAGGGGTACTCGACGATCTCGGTGCCCTCGGGGGCGTTCTCCTCGGTGTAGCTCTTCCCCGTGGTGCCCTGCTGGACGCCCACCGTCATCCCCTCGAGGTCCTCGATCGACTCGATGCCCGAGTCCGCCGGGACGAGGAGGGACTGCAGGGAGTCGTAGTAAGGCTCGGCGAAGTCGAGGTTCGCCTGCCGCTCCTCGGTGATGGTGATGGCCGAGGCACCGAGGTCGCACTGCCCCGCGGCGAGGACCGTGCCGGACTGCAGGGCGTCGAAGCTGACGTCCTCGACGGCGAGCTCGAGGCCCAGGTCGTCGGCGATGGCCTGCAGGAGGTCGATGTCGAAGCCGCTGTAGCCGCTGGGGGCGGAGGTGTCCTCGACCTCGAAGGGCGGGTAGGGCACGTCCGAGCAGGCGGTGAGGGTGCCGTCCGAGACGAGGTCGAAGCCGCTGGCCTCGCCCTCCGCGGCGGGCGTGTCCGCCTCGCCGCCGCCACAGGCGGCGAGAAGGGTCGCGGCGGCGAGGGCGGCGAGACCGTTGCGGAGCTGACGTGCGGACATGGGGGATACCTCCCGGTCGATCCTTCGGGCTGGCGCCCATGGAACCACGCTGGTGTTGCTCGGACGTTTCGGCGTGACCGTCCCGCGCGGGGGCCGCGACGCGCAGCGCATACTACGTGCCGCACCCGGACCCCGCGCGGGCGCTCGGAATGTGGGCGGCAGGAGCCCGCGTCGTCCCCGCGCGCGGCCGATGACATCCTGGGCCGGTGCTCACCATCTCCGCCGGCGCCTGGACCGCCCTGGCCGTCGGCGCCCTGCTCGTCGGGCTCGCCAAGACCGCGGTGCCCGGCGCGGGGACCATCTCCGTGGCGCTCTTCGCCGCGGTGCTGCCCGCGAAGGCGTCCACCGGCGTGCTGCTCGTGCTGCTCATGGTCGGCGACCTCTTCGCGCTGTACGCCTACCGCGCCCATGCCGACCTCGGGGCCCTGCGCCGGCTCGTCCCGACGGTGCTGCTCGGGGTCGTCGCCGGGACCGCCTTCCTCCAGCTCGCCGGTGACGGCGTGGTCCGGCGGGTCATCGGCGTCATCCTGCTGCTCCTGCTGGCGGTGACGCTGTGGCGCCGCGCGCGGGAGGGCCGGCCCGGCGGCGCCGCACGGACCGACGGCGCAGGCCGGTCGCGTGCCGGCGGCGAGCCTGGGACCGGCAGCGAGCCCCGGCCGGCGGACGTGATCGGTCCGGGACCGCGGACCGGGCGTGCGGGGCGGGGTCTGCGGTCCGGCGTCTACGGGGTGCTCGCCGGCTTCACGACGATGGTCGCGAACGCCGGCGGCCCGGTGATGTCGATGTACTTCCTCGCCTCGCGGTTCCCGATGCGGACCTTCCTGGGCACCGCCGCGTGGTTCTTCTTCGCGGTCAACCTCGCCAAGACGCCCTTCTCGATCTCCCTGGGTCTCATCACGGGCGAGTCGCTGGTGCTTGACGCGGTGCTCGCCCCGGCGGTCGTCGTCGGCGCGCTGCTGGGCCGCAGGCTCGTGCGGCACATGAACCAGACCCTGTTCGACCGGCTGGTCGTGCTCCTCACCGCCGGCTCGGCCGCCTATCTGCTTCTGTGATCCGACCCGCCTGGCCTCGGCGTCGGTTCGACGCCTCGGGTCCTGGACACGCCGTCCCGGAGGCGGGCGTAGCAGTACCAACGATCCTGTCGATAGGTCATACCATTGTCGATCAGGGGCCGAACGGCCGACGACGAGGTCGGTCAGGTCTTCGCGAGGGAGAGAACATGACGGAATCCGTCCGGCCGGCCACAGTGCTGTTCGATCAGGTGCTCGACCGGTTGGGCCAGGAGCTCGTGGACGGGGTCCGCGCTCCCGGGTCCGTGCTCACGCTCGCCGACCTCGAGGAGGAGTTCGCCGTCTCCCGGACCGTGGTGCGCGAGGCCGTGCGGGTGCTGGAGTCGCTGTGCATGGTGCGCTCCCAGCGCCGTGTCGGCCTGACGGTCCGCCCGCGCGAGGACTGGAGCGTCCTCGACCCGCAGGTCATCGGCTGGCGCCTCGGGGGTGTCGCGCGGGAGGAGGCGCTCCGGGACCTCACCGAGCTGCGCATCGCCGTGGAGCCGGTCGCCGCGCGCCTGGCCGCCCGGCGGGCCAGCGCGCAGGCGCGGTCCAGGCTCACGGAGCTCGCTGAGCGCCTCGCCGCACTCGGTTCAGCCGGTCGAGGGGACTCTGCCGACTACCTCGAGGCCGACATCGAGTTCCACACGCTGCTGCTCCACGCGTCGGGCAACGAGCTCCTCGCGGCCCTCACGGACGTGGTGGTGGAGGTGTTGACCGGCCGCACCCGGCTCGGGCTGAGCCCCGCGGTCCCGGTCCCTGGTGCCACACACAACCACGAGGAGGTCGCCCGGGCGGTCGCCGACGGCGACCACGACGCCGCGGAGCGGTTCGCACGTGCCGTGGTGGCCGAGGTCTGGGGTTTCCTCGAGTCCTCCGGGCTCGGCCACCCCGATCCACCGGTGCAGGCGGACCCGTCCGACGGCCCCGTCGACGCCGGACCCCGCTCTACCTGACGGGAGTCGCCGGCTGCCGTCGCCGAAACGTAGTATCAATGGATCGCTGTGGTGTCGTCGATGGAGATGAGATGCGCATACGAACGATCGAGAGCTTCCTCGTGCCGCCACGCTGGCTCTTCCTGCGGATCGAGACCGACGACGGTGTCGTGGGGTGGGGTGAGGCCAGCCTCGAGGGTCACGGCGAGGCGGTGCGGGCCGCCGTGCACGCCTTCGAGGACATCCTGCTCGGCGAGGACGCCGGCAAGATCGAGCACCTGTGGCAGCGGATGACGAAGAGTGGTTTCTATCGCGGCGGTCCGGTGTTCGGCTCTGCGGTCGCCGGTATCGACCAGGCACTCTGGGACATCAAGGGCAAGGCCCTCGGTGTGCCGGTCTACGACCTTCTGGGCGGGCCCGTGCGCGACAAGGTGCGCGTGTACGGATGGATCGGCGGCGACGACCCCGCGGGTGTGGCCGAGGCCATCGAGGCGCAGCTCGCCGCGGGCCTCACCGCGGTGAAGATGAACGCCAGTGGCGCGATGGGGTACCTGGGCACGCGGGAGGACACGGCCGGCATCCTCGGCCGTGCGGCCGCCGCCCGGGAGACGCTCGGGGACGACGGTGACTTCGCGCTCGACTTCCACGGCCGCATCTCCGCCTCGTACGCCCGCCGACTCCTGCCGCTGCTCGAACCGTTCCATCCCCTCTTCGTCGAGGAGCCCGTCGCTCCGGAGAACGGGAACCAGACCCTCGACCGGATCGTGCGTGGCACGTCCGTACCGATCGCGACCGGTGAGCGGCTCTACTCGCGTTGGGACGTCCTGCCCGCCCTCCAGGCCGGCGTTGCGGTGCTCCAGCCCGACCTAGCCCACGCCGGCGGCATCTCCGAGGTGCGCCGGATCGCTGCTATGGCCGAAGCGTTCGACGCCGCCGTCGCACCGCACTGCCCGCTCGGGCCGCTCGCGCTGGCTGCCTCGCTCCAGGTCGACTTCGCCGCCCCGAACGTCCTCATCCAGGAGCAGTCCATCGGTATCCACTACAACGCCGGGTCGAACGAGCTGCTCGACTACGTGCTCGACCGTTCCGTCTTCTCCTTCACCGACGGATTCATCCACCGCCCCACCGGGCCGGGCCTCGGCGTGGAGATCGACGAGGCGGCCGTCCGCCGAGCCGGCGAGGTCGGGCACCGGTGGCGCACCCCTGGCTGGTACCGACCCGACGGGAGCCTCGCCGAGTGGTGATGCATTGGTCATATTTGTGACCGATTTGTGACCCGATGTGGCCGAGGTCACCCTTGGCAAAGGTCATACTTGTTGCGCAAGCGATCTAGCAAGGGAGCTGGACTGACATGAAGGTTTCACGGAAGATCGTCACCGCCGCGGTGCTCACGAGCACCCTCGTTCTCGGCGCATGCGGTGGCGGAGACAGCGGCAGCGGGGACGCCGCAGGCGGAGACAGCTCGGGCGGTGGTGGCGAGGTCTTCGTCACGCTCTCGAACCACCCCTGGACCAACGTCATCGAGGAGAAGATTCCCGACTTCGAGGAGCAGACGGGCATCGACGTCCAGGTGACGGTGCTCGGCGAGGACCAGCTCTCCGACCAGTACAACGTCAAGCTCAACGCCGGTGCCACCGACGTCGACGTCATGATGCTGCGGCCGCTGCAGGAGGCGAAGCTCTTCTCGAGCAACGGCTGGCTGCTGCCCCTCGACGACCAGATCGAGGGCGCGTCTGAGGAGTTCAACTGGGACGACTTCCAGGCCCAGAACGCCGTGACGACCGAGGAGGGCATCGTCGCGGTGCCGATCGTCGTGGAGCAGGAGATCCTGTACTACCGCACGGACCTGCTCGATGCCGCCGGCCTTGAGGTGCCCACCACGTTCGAGGAGCTGCGCGCCGCCGCTGAGACGATCCAGAACGAGAACGAGGATGTCTACGGCTTCGTGGCCCGTGGCCAGCGTGCCGCCGCGGTCACCCAGTTCTCCAGCTTCCTCTACGGCGAGGGCGGGGACTGGAACGACGGCGACACCGCCACCATCGACACACCCGAGGCGAAGGCCGCCTACGAGAGCTACGGCGGTCTGCTGCGCGACTTCGGCCCTCCCGGTGTGACGAACATGAGCTGGAAGGAGGCCAGTGCGATCTTCCAGCAGGGTCAGGCCGCCTTCTACACCGACGCCAGCGTCTTCTACAACAACATGATCGACCCCGAGCAGTCGCGGGTGGGGGACATGGTGGGGTACGCCCAGATGCCCGGCGGTGACGCCGGCTCGAAGCCCTACTCGATCCCCTCGTGGGGGCTGGGCATCAACAACGGCTCGGAGAACGTCGAGAACGCGTGGGCGTTCATCGAGTGGGCGACGAGCCCGGAGATGACCAAGGAGATCCAGCTCGAGGGTGTCGCCGGAGCGCGCAACTCGGTCTGGGAGGACCCGGAGGGGACCTCCGCCTTCCCCGAGCAGCTCGCCGACGTGCTCATCTCCTCCGCCGAGGCCGGGGTCGACCACGACCGCCCGGTGGTAGTCGAGGTGGGCCGGGCCCGCGACATCGTGGGCGCGCCGATCATCGCCGTCCTCGAGGGTCAGGACCTCGACTCCGCGCTGGAGCAGGCGCAGAGCGAGTACCAGGCGCTTCTGGACGACGAGCAGTGATGGTCTGATCCATGTCAGTGATGACGACAGAGGGGTCCCGCACTCGCGGTGCGGGACCCCCCGGTCCCCTCAGCGCGTGGGCGAACCGCCACATCAAGTGGGTCTTCACCGTCCCGGCGCTCGCCTTCACCGCCGTCATGGTGCTCTTCCCCGTGATCTACACGGTGGTGCTCTCGGTGACGGACGCCCGCGGCTCCATCCAGCGGGACTTCTCGTTCATCGGAGCGGGCAACTTCGTCGAGATGTTCACCGACTTCCCCCGGTTCTGGCCGGCGGTGGGCCGGACCTTCCTGTTCACCGGCGGCGCCGTGCTCGTCGAGCTGGTCCTCGGCCTTGGTATCGCCCTCCTGCTGCGCAAGCCCTTCCGAGGGCAGGGAGCGGTGCGCGTCGTCATCCTCATGCCCCTGGTGGCCACCCCGGTGGCGGTGGCGATGATGTGGCTGCTCATCTTCGAGCCGACCATCGGGTTCGCCAACGAGTTCCTCGGCTGGTTCGGCATCTCCGGCCTGGGCTGGATCTCCGACCCGGGCCAGGCGCTGCCCACCCTGATGTTCGTCGACATCTGGCAATGGACCCCCATGGTCGCCCTCATCCTCCTCGCCGGGCTCTCCACCCTCCCGGAGGAGCCGGAGGAGGCGGCGGTCGTCGACGGGGCCAACGCGTGGCAGCGGTTGATCCACGTCACCCTTCCCATGCTCCTGCCGGCGATCGTCGCAGCCGTGCTGCTGCGCAGCATCGACGCGCTGAAGACGTTCGACCTGCTCTACGCCACCAAGGGGCGTGGCGGCGGCTCGCTCCACGAAGCCGAGACGCTGAACATCCTCGCCTACTCGCTGTCGTTCGAGTACAACGACTACGGCATGGCCTCCGCGGTTCTGGTCGTCTTCTTCCTCATCATCGTGCTGTTCTCGTGGCTGCTTTTCCGGATCTCGAAGGTAGGTTCCCAGCAATGACGACGACGGCGGCGGAGCAGATCGTCCGCGCACCGCGCGAGGTCATCCGGAGCAGCAGGCGGCGGGCGAAGACCCGTGCCGAGGTCTGGCGCTGGATCGCCATCGTGGTGGTGAGCCTGGTCTTCCTGTTCCCGCTCATGTGGATGCTCATCTCGGCGTTCAAGACCAGCCTCGACATCACCGACCCGGGTGCGATGTTCACGTTCGAGCCGACCCTGCGGAACTTCGAGAACGTCCTGGGGCGGGAGAACTTCCTGCCCTTCATCTGGAACTCGCTCGTCGTCGGCGTCGTCTCGACGGGGATCGCCCTGGTCGTCGGCGTGCCCGCGGCGTACGCGATGACTCGGTTCCACATGAACCGGTCGAGCGGGATGCTGCTCGTCGCACGCATCATCCCCGGGGTCTCGCTCCTGGTGCCCTGGTACTTCGTGTTCTCCAGGATGGGACTGGTCGGGGGATACACGCCTCTGGTCATCTCGCACATGTTCGTCACCCTGCCGCTCATCGCCTGGATCATGCTCTCGTTCTTCGAGGGCATCCCGGCCGAGCTCGAAGAGGCCGGGCGAGTGGACGGGCTGACGAACATCGGCGTGTTCGCGCGCATCGCCCTGCCGCTGGCGGTGCCCGGGATCGCGACGGCGTCGATCCTCGCGTTCATCTTCTCGTGGAACAACTTCCTCTTCGCGCTGGTGCTCTCCGGTGAGGCGACGAGGACCCTGCCGGTCGCGATCTTCAACTTCATCGCGTACTCGAGCATCGACTGGGGCGGTCTCATGGCGGCCTCGGTGATCATCACCCTGCCGGTGATGATCATGGCGCTGTTCACGCAGAAGTACATCGTCTCCGGCCTGACCGCCGGCGCCACCAAGGGCTGATCGGTCGGGTGGCGCCCGGGAACCGGGCGCCACCGCACCCTCAGCCGAGCAGGCGGGCTAGCTCCTCGACCTGCGCCGGGTCGTCCAGCGCGGAGCCCAACGAGACCACCCGGGCGCCGGCGTCCCGGTACTCGACGACCGTCGCCACCGTCATACCGCCGGTGGCGACGGTGCGCAACGTCGGGAAGGGGCCGCGCATCGCCGTGAACCACCCGGTGCCGAGCACGCTCGCCGGGAAGGCCTTGACCCAGCCGAGGCCGTGGCGCACGGCCCGCTGGATCTCGCTCGGCGTACTCACCCCGGGCAGGTGTGGCAGCCCGTGCTCCTGGCTCCAGCGGACCACGTCGTCGTCCAGGCCCGGCGCGACGGTGAAGGACACTCCGATCTCGGCGACCTCGTTGAGCTGGTCCAGCGTGGTGACGGTTCCGGCGCCGACGCCGTGACCGCGTTCGGCCCCGGCGGCGACCGCCGCGACGAGGCTGGGGACCGCGTCGGGCGACTGCACGGGCACCTCCACCTGGGTGATGCCGAGGTCCCACGCCCGATGGCACAGCTCGACCGTCTGCGCCGGCGGCCGCCCGCGCAGGATGACCATGACCCGCTGCCCCTCGAAGGCGGTGTCGAACCAGCTCGGTGCGTGCGCGGTCACAGGATCTCCTCATCGACGGGGCGCGGCACCGGCCCGTGGCCGGGGCGGTGGTCCGAGGGGGTGCCGAGCGTCCAGGCCGCGAGCGAGTGGGCGAGCGTCAGCCGCCCGGGTGCGTCCTCGCCTCGCAGGTGGCCTGCGAGGTAGCCGGCGGCGAAGGCGTCGCCGGCTCCGACCGGCTCCGTGACCCGGACCCGCCGGGCCGGGACGCGGGTGATCTGGCCGGTGCGCCGGTCCAGCTCCACGGCCTCGTGCGCGCCGTCCTTGACGACGACGACGTCGGGGCCGGCCAGCAGGGCGCCGACCTCTTCGGCCGTCTGGGTGCCCCACAACCCCGCCGCCTCGTCGAGACCGACGAGGACGACGGTGGCGCGGCGCGCCAGGTCGGCCAGCTCGGCAGCCGCGTCCCGCCCCGACCACAGGGCCGGACGGTGGTTGACGTCGAAAGACCACGGCACGCCGGCCGCGCCGGCACGGCGCACGAGCTCCTGGGTCATGGCGGCGGCACCGACCGACAGGGCGGGGGTGATGCCGCTCAGGTGCAGCCAGCGGGCGGTCGCGACGGGCCACCCCGCGACGTCGGCCGGCCCGAGGCGGCTCGCGGCGGATCCGGATCGGAAGTACAGGACGCGCGTGCCCGCCGCGGACGGGTCCTTGAAGAACACGCCGGTCGGGGCCTCAGTTGACCGTGTGACCCAACGGACGTCCACGCCGGCCCCGGCCAGGTCGTCGACGATGCGGTCACCGAGCGCATCCTGGCCCAGGGCGCTGACCCAGGCGACCGGGAGGCCCAGGTCGGCGAGGTACCGGGCCACGTTCGACTCCGCCCCGGCGTGCGTGAGAAGCACGTTCCGGGTGCTGCGCAGGGGGCGGCCGTCCTCGGGTACGACGAGAGCCATCGTCTCGCCGACGCACAGCACCTGTCGGTCCACGTCGCCCCCTCGTGACCCGCCGATACTAGCGGGCGTCGGCGGCCGACAGGCCCAGCAGGTGGGCGAGCTCGTCGACGTCGGCGGCGACCGCCCGGGCGCCGCCAGCCTCCTCGGGCTTGCCGTAGCCCCAGCGCACGAGGATCGTCCCGACGCCGTGGTGGGCGGCGCCGTCGACGTCGTGGTGACGGTCACCGACCATGACCACTCCGGACAGGTCGGCCCCGGCGAGGCGTAGCCCGGCGAGCGCCTCGGCGACGACGTCCGCCTTGGAGCTGACCCGCTCGTCCGGCGAGGCGCCCTCGATGACGGTGAAGTACCGGTCGAGCCCCGCCCCGGCGAGGATCTCGCGGGCGAGGAGGCGGACCTTCGACGTCGCCAGGGCGAGCGGGACTCCCGCGGCGTGGAGGCGCTCCAGGAGGTCCTCGATGCCGGGGTAGACGCTCGCCTCGAGCATCCGCGCGGCGTAGCGGCCGCGGTAGTCGTCCACGAGGGGCGTCGTCTCCTCCTCCGGCAGACCGGTGAGCACGTGGAACGTCTCGCGGATCGGGGGTCCGACGAACCGCACGAGGGTCGCCGGCTCGTGGTGGCCGTACCCGTTGGCGTCCAGGGTCTCGGCGAGCGAGCGGGTGATGACGGGGGCGGAGTCGGTGATGGTGCCGTCCAGGTCGAGGATGACGGCGGTCGGGGTGTCGGTGCGGTCGGTGGCCATCAGGGGCTCTCCTCGGGTGGGGTGTCGGTGGGCAGGTGGGCCTCGTCGCCGCGGTCTTGGGCGCGCAGCGCGGGCACAGCCGCGAGGCCGGCGACGACCGCGACGGCGCCGCTGCCGGCGACGACGACGAACCCGCCGTGCGAGCCGGCCGCGTCGATGACCGCGCCGGCGGTGGAGGCGCCCACGGAGACGCCCACGTTGATCGCGGTGCTCAGCCACGTCAGGCCCTCGGTGAGGCGCCGGCGCGGGACGATGTGCTGGACCATCGTGTTGCCGTTGATGATCGTCGGGGAGATCGCGAAGCCGCTCACGAACATCACCGCCGCCATGACGACGACGTTCGTCACCACGAGGAACAGCGCCGCGCCGGCGGCCAGGACGACGACCCCGCTGACGAACCGGCGCCAGGCCGGCCCGGTCCACACCCGCGCCCCGTAGAGCAGGCCGGCGACCATGGAGCCGGCGGCGAAGATCCCCAGCATGATGCCGGCGGCGCCGGGTCGGCCGCGCTCGGCGGTGAAGGCGACCACCGTGACGTCGGTGGCGCCGAAGATGCCGCCGACGAAGACGAACACGACGACCAGTCCCACCATCGCCGTGGAACGCATGACGCTCGGGCCGTGCGTGGACGTCGCCGGGGCCGGCGGGGGTTCGGTGGAGCGCTGGCCGAGGAACGCCAGGCCGCCGAGGACCAGCAGCACCAGCGCCGTCGCCACCCCCGCCCACGGCGTCACCCCGGTCGCCAGCGTGGTCGCGGTGACCGGGCCGAGCACGAACGTCAGCTCGTCGAGGGCGGACTCGAGCGAGTACGCGCGGTGGAGCTCCTTGGGGGTGCGCACCACCTGCGTCCAGCGGGCGCGCACGAGGGCGCCCATCGAGCCGGCGGTCGCCCCGGCCACCGCGGCTGAGACGAAGAGCGTCCACGACGGCGCCCGCAGTGCCGCGGTGAGGACGAGGGCGAGCAGCCCGGTCGCGCTGACGGCCAGGGCCGGGAGCATGATCCGGGCCTGGCCGTGGCGGTCCACGAGCCGGGCGAGCTGCGGGGCCGCGATCGCCACGGAGACGACGAACGTGGCCGAGACCGAGCCCGCGAGACCGTAGGAGCCGCCGAGCCCCGAGATCATCAGGACGATGCTGATCCCGACCATCGCCACAGGGAAGCGGGCGAGCAGACCGGCCGAGGAGAAGGCCAGCGCCCCCGGGAGGGCGAGGATCTGCTGATAGGGGCCGGCCACTGCCTGATTCTCCCACCCTCGTGCGGGCGCACGGCTGCCCGGGCCGGTGAGATCGGACACCGGCCCGTGGCGGGAGGTCAGCCGCCGAGGGCGGCGTCGACGACCTTCTTCGCCTCCTCCTGCACGAGGGCGAGGTGCTCGGGGCCGCGGAAGGACTCGGCGTAGATCTTGTACACGTCCTCCGTCCCGGAGGGCCGGGCCGCGAACCAGGCGTTCTCGGTGGTCACCTTGAGCCCGCCGATGGCGGCGCCGTTGCCCGGCGCGGCGACGAGGCGGTCGGTGATCGGCTCTCCCGCGAGCTCGGTGGCGGCGACGTCGGCCGGCTGGAGCCTGCCGAGCTTGGCCTTCTGCTCCTTGGTGGCCGCGGCGTCGATGCGGGCGTACGAGCTGGCCCCGTACCTCTCGACGAGGTCGGCGTGCAGCTCGCTGGGGCTGCGGCCGGTCACCGCGATGACCTCCGCGGCGAGGAGGGCGAGGAGGATGCCGTCCTTGTCGGTCGTCCAGACGGTGCCGTCCTTGCGCAGGAACGAGGCGCCGGCCGACTCCTCGCCGCCGAAGCCGACCGACCCGTCGATGAGGCCGGGTACGAAGTACTTGAAGCCGACGGGCACCTCGATGAGGCGCCGGCCGAGCCCGGTGGCGACCCGGTCGATGAGGGCGGAGGAGACCAGGGTCTTGCCGATCGCCGCCCCGGCGGGCCAGTCGGGCCGGTGGGAGAAGAGGTACTCGATGGCGACGGCGAGGTAGTGGTTGGGGTTCATGAGCCCGCCGTCGGGGGTGACGATGCCGTGCCGGTCGGAGTCGGCGTCGTTGCCCGTGGCGACGTCGAACGGCGCGGGGCCGCCGTCAGCGCGCATCTTCTCCCGCAGTGACGCCATCGCGTACGGCGAGGAGCAGTCCATGCGGATCTTGCCGTCCCAGTCCAGGGTCATGAACGACCAGCGGGGGTCGACGCGGGGGTTGACCACGGTGAGGTCGAGCCCGTGCCGCTCGCCGACGGCTGCCCAGTACTCCACCGACGCCCCGCCGAGCGGGTCGGCGCCGATGCGGACCCCGGCCTTGCGGATGGCCTCGACGTCGATGACGTTGACGAGGTCGTCGACGTAGGCGGTGAGGTAGTCGTGGCGCGAGACGTGCTCGGAGGCGACGGCCCGCTCGAAGGGCATCCGCTCCACCTGCTCCCAGCCGGTGCGCAGGATCTCGTTCGCGCGGGCGGCGATGACGGAGGTGGCGTCGGAGTCGGCGGGGCCGCCGTGCGGGGGGTTGTACTTGAACCCACCGTCGCGCGGGGGGTTGTGCGACGGCGTGACGACGATTCCGTCGGCCCGGCCCGGCCCCTCGGTGCGCACGCCGCCGCTCGTGCCGGCGCCGTTGGCCCGCAGGATCGCGTGGGAGACCGCCGGGGTGGGGGTGTAGGAGTCGCGGGCGTCGACGCTGGTGTGGACGCCCGCCGCGGCGAGGACCTCCAGGGCCGTGCGCCACGCCGGCTCGGAGAGGGCGTGGGTGTCCCGGCCGATGAACAGCGGCCCATCGATGCCCTGGGCCCGCCGGTACTCGACGATGGCCGCCGTCGTCGCGACGATGTGGGCCTCGTTGAAGGCGGAGTCCAGGCTCGAGCCCCGGTGGCCGGAGGTCCCGAACGCCACCTGCTGGGCGGGGTCGGCGACGTCGGGCACCCGGTCGTAGTAGGCGGAGACGACCTCGTCGACGTCGATGAGGTCCTCGGGCAGGGCGGGGGTTCCGGCGCGCTCGTGCATGGTGGTGATCCTGCCACCGCGGGTCCGTCCTGGCAGCCCCTCGGCCGCGGACTCCCGCGCCCGGTGCA is a window from the Georgenia muralis genome containing:
- a CDS encoding sugar kinase, with amino-acid sequence MDRQVLCVGETMALVVPEDGRPLRSTRNVLLTHAGAESNVARYLADLGLPVAWVSALGQDALGDRIVDDLAGAGVDVRWVTRSTEAPTGVFFKDPSAAGTRVLYFRSGSAASRLGPADVAGWPVATARWLHLSGITPALSVGAAAMTQELVRRAGAAGVPWSFDVNHRPALWSGRDAAAELADLARRATVVLVGLDEAAGLWGTQTAEEVGALLAGPDVVVVKDGAHEAVELDRRTGQITRVPARRVRVTEPVGAGDAFAAGYLAGHLRGEDAPGRLTLAHSLAAWTLGTPSDHRPGHGPVPRPVDEEIL
- a CDS encoding HAD hydrolase-like protein, whose amino-acid sequence is MATDRTDTPTAVILDLDGTITDSAPVITRSLAETLDANGYGHHEPATLVRFVGPPIRETFHVLTGLPEEETTPLVDDYRGRYAARMLEASVYPGIEDLLERLHAAGVPLALATSKVRLLAREILAGAGLDRYFTVIEGASPDERVSSKADVVAEALAGLRLAGADLSGVVMVGDRHHDVDGAAHHGVGTILVRWGYGKPEEAGGARAVAADVDELAHLLGLSAADAR
- a CDS encoding MFS transporter; this translates as MAGPYQQILALPGALAFSSAGLLARFPVAMVGISIVLMISGLGGSYGLAGSVSATFVVSVAIAAPQLARLVDRHGQARIMLPALAVSATGLLALVLTAALRAPSWTLFVSAAVAGATAGSMGALVRARWTQVVRTPKELHRAYSLESALDELTFVLGPVTATTLATGVTPWAGVATALVLLVLGGLAFLGQRSTEPPPAPATSTHGPSVMRSTAMVGLVVVFVFVGGIFGATDVTVVAFTAERGRPGAAGIMLGIFAAGSMVAGLLYGARVWTGPAWRRFVSGVVVLAAGAALFLVVTNVVVMAAVMFVSGFAISPTIINGNTMVQHIVPRRRLTEGLTWLSTAINVGVSVGASTAGAVIDAAGSHGGFVVVAGSGAVAVVAGLAAVPALRAQDRGDEAHLPTDTPPEESP
- the pgm gene encoding phosphoglucomutase (alpha-D-glucose-1,6-bisphosphate-dependent), with the protein product MHERAGTPALPEDLIDVDEVVSAYYDRVPDVADPAQQVAFGTSGHRGSSLDSAFNEAHIVATTAAIVEYRRAQGIDGPLFIGRDTHALSEPAWRTALEVLAAAGVHTSVDARDSYTPTPAVSHAILRANGAGTSGGVRTEGPGRADGIVVTPSHNPPRDGGFKYNPPHGGPADSDATSVIAARANEILRTGWEQVERMPFERAVASEHVSRHDYLTAYVDDLVNVIDVEAIRKAGVRIGADPLGGASVEYWAAVGERHGLDLTVVNPRVDPRWSFMTLDWDGKIRMDCSSPYAMASLREKMRADGGPAPFDVATGNDADSDRHGIVTPDGGLMNPNHYLAVAIEYLFSHRPDWPAGAAIGKTLVSSALIDRVATGLGRRLIEVPVGFKYFVPGLIDGSVGFGGEESAGASFLRKDGTVWTTDKDGILLALLAAEVIAVTGRSPSELHADLVERYGASSYARIDAAATKEQKAKLGRLQPADVAATELAGEPITDRLVAAPGNGAAIGGLKVTTENAWFAARPSGTEDVYKIYAESFRGPEHLALVQEEAKKVVDAALGG